From the Deltaproteobacteria bacterium genome, the window CACGATGATGGCGAAAACGTTTACAAGCGTTCCTTGAAGTGGCATTTCGCTCCAGTCCAGGGTATTAAATCCGAAGTTACAGAGTCCAGAGGGCTAGACCAGTCCCTCTCTGCCTGCCTCCACAAACGCCATGGCCGGCAGATCGAGTTCGCCCAAGCGAAGGACGTCTGCTTTGTACCTCTGGACATTGGACGTTTTTTCTCTCGTCGGCCGTTTACCTCAGCCTTCTCTTGATCCTCTTCCAGGCCGGGGTAATCAGGAAGCTTTCGTCCATATCTTCCACCATCCTCCGGAAAAGCCTGAAGGGGACCGCCAGGGAAAGCCGGTTCGCCTCCACATAGGGTCTGGCCGAGATGTCGAACATGCCGACAACCGCCCGGGGTTCGGTTCGCCCCCGTTCCATCAGCGGGTACCTGATAATGCTCCCGCATCCCGAGGACTGGGGACAGATGACACAGTGTCGGTCGAACGAACGGAATGCCGCCAGGTGGACCAGGGCCGAGAGGATGTCGGGCGGGCAAAGCCAGGCTATGACCTCAGGATCTTCCTGCTCGGACACATGGTCAATTCTCTTTATCACCAAATATTTCCCCTCCGCGGCCGGCAGGGGCAGGTCTGTTTCCGATTCCTCCACGAGTTCCGGGGTGGCTTTAAGCCGTAAGCCTCTCCCTTTCCCTTCAAAACCGCAGGAGAGAAAAAATTTCAGGTCCGGGTCGGGTTCCGTGGAAAACCCGGAGTATCTGAGCCCTCCCCCGCATCCGATGGTCCCGGCGCCAAACGCAATAGTCCTC encodes:
- a CDS encoding DUF169 domain-containing protein, with protein sequence MEAALKKGFLDRNEKYFPEADLPIAIFYSNDESYSEFLRPKKGFACMISRLGETFGGRTIAFGAGTIGCGGGLRYSGFSTEPDPDLKFFLSCGFEGKGRGLRLKATPELVEESETDLPLPAAEGKYLVIKRIDHVSEQEDPEVIAWLCPPDILSALVHLAAFRSFDRHCVICPQSSGCGSIIRYPLMERGRTEPRAVVGMFDISARPYVEANRLSLAVPFRLFRRMVEDMDESFLITPAWKRIKRRLR